GCTTCTTTATCTTGATGACAGAAAAAATGTACTCGGTAAAGGAAACGGCATTGACACTACGAATAAGCGGTAGCAGGGTCAGGCGCATGGTCAGGAAAGGTCAGATCAAGGCAGTAAGGC
This portion of the Conexivisphaerales archaeon genome encodes:
- a CDS encoding helix-turn-helix domain-containing protein, translated to MTEKMYSVKETALTLRISGSRVRRMVRKGQIKAVRLPTGTIRIPEGEVLKLLGAQGHDH